The following are from one region of the Streptococcus sp. 1643 genome:
- a CDS encoding excalibur calcium-binding domain-containing protein, protein MKKTILLKVILTVFPILGLFAQPVSAEENIHFSSCKEAWENGYSDIHRGEPGYSSRLDKDGDGIACERANAPREVFKPRQSSPQNRVSSSGWVKQDGYWYYYSDNGNPVTNSWKGDYYLKSDGTMAQSEWIYDSYYKGWYYLKSDGSYARNTWIGSYYLKQNGKMAQSEWIYDSSYQAWYYLKSDGSYAQNAWQGAFYLKANGKMAQGEWIYDSSYQSWYYLKSDGSYARNTWQGNYYLKSDGKMAKNEQVDGGRYYVDGSGLWKP, encoded by the coding sequence ATGAAAAAAACAATTTTGCTGAAAGTGATTCTTACTGTTTTTCCAATTTTAGGTTTGTTTGCTCAACCGGTTAGTGCAGAAGAAAATATTCATTTTTCTAGTTGTAAAGAAGCATGGGAAAATGGTTATTCTGATATCCATAGAGGAGAGCCTGGATATTCTTCAAGACTAGACAAAGATGGTGATGGGATAGCTTGTGAACGTGCAAATGCACCTCGGGAAGTCTTTAAACCACGCCAGTCTAGTCCACAAAATAGAGTTTCTTCTAGTGGATGGGTTAAGCAGGACGGATATTGGTATTATTATTCTGACAATGGTAATCCAGTAACAAATTCTTGGAAAGGAGATTACTATCTCAAATCAGATGGGACAATGGCTCAGAGTGAGTGGATATATGACTCATATTACAAAGGATGGTATTATCTCAAATCGGATGGTTCATATGCACGAAACACATGGATAGGAAGTTACTACCTTAAACAAAACGGAAAGATGGCTCAAAGTGAATGGATTTATGATTCATCATACCAAGCTTGGTATTATTTGAAATCAGATGGATCCTATGCACAAAATGCTTGGCAAGGCGCTTTTTATCTCAAAGCGAACGGTAAAATGGCACAAGGTGAGTGGATTTATGACTCTTCTTATCAATCTTGGTACTACTTGAAATCAGATGGTTCATACGCTCGTAATACTTGGCAAGGAAATTACTATTTGAAATCAGATGGTAAAATGGCAAAGAATGAGCAAGTTGATGGTGGCAGATACTACGTAGATGGTTCTGGTCTTTGGAAACCATAA
- a CDS encoding ROK family glucokinase — MSQKIIGIDLGGTSVKFAILTQEGEIQEKWSIKTNILDEGSHIVDDMIESIQHRLDLLGLSATDFRGIGMGSPGVVDREKGTVIGAYNLNWKTLQPIKEKIEKALGIPFFIDNDANVAALGERWMGAGDNQPDVVFMTLGTGVGGGIVAEGKLLHGVAGAAGELGHITVDFDQPIACTCGKKGCLETVASATGIVNLTRRYADEYEGDAALKRLIDDGEEVTAKTVFDLAKEGDDLALIVYRNFSRYLGIACANIGSILNPSTIVIGGGVSAAGEFLLQGVQKVYDENTFPQVRTTTKLALATLGNDAGVIGAASLVLQ, encoded by the coding sequence ATGAGTCAAAAGATTATAGGGATTGACCTTGGTGGAACATCTGTCAAGTTTGCAATTTTAACTCAAGAGGGAGAAATCCAAGAAAAATGGTCTATCAAGACTAATATTTTGGATGAAGGAAGCCATATTGTAGATGATATGATCGAGTCTATTCAACATCGTTTGGACTTGCTTGGATTGTCAGCCACAGACTTCCGAGGGATTGGGATGGGATCACCTGGTGTGGTTGACCGTGAAAAAGGAACTGTTATTGGTGCCTACAACCTAAACTGGAAAACCCTTCAACCAATTAAAGAAAAGATTGAAAAAGCCTTGGGGATTCCATTCTTCATCGATAATGATGCCAACGTGGCGGCTCTTGGTGAGCGCTGGATGGGGGCTGGTGACAACCAACCGGACGTTGTCTTTATGACACTTGGTACAGGTGTTGGTGGTGGTATCGTGGCAGAAGGCAAATTGCTCCACGGTGTTGCTGGTGCTGCTGGTGAGCTTGGTCATATCACTGTTGACTTTGACCAACCAATCGCATGTACCTGTGGTAAAAAAGGCTGTCTTGAGACAGTTGCTTCTGCAACAGGGATTGTCAACTTGACTCGTCGTTATGCAGATGAATACGAAGGCGATGCGGCTTTGAAACGCTTGATCGACGACGGTGAAGAAGTAACAGCCAAAACTGTCTTTGACCTTGCAAAAGAAGGGGACGACCTTGCCTTGATCGTTTACCGTAACTTCTCACGTTACTTGGGTATCGCGTGTGCTAACATAGGATCAATCCTAAACCCATCAACAATCGTTATCGGTGGTGGTGTATCAGCTGCGGGAGAATTCCTTCTACAAGGTGTTCAAAAAGTCTACGACGAAAACACCTTCCCACAAGTACGCACAACAACTAAACTAGCTCTTGCAACTCTAGGAAATGACGCTGGAGTGATTGGAGCAGCATCACTTGTATTGCAATAA
- a CDS encoding thymidylate synthase produces the protein MTKADTIFKENIERILKDGVFSEQARPKYKDGTVANSKYVTGAFAEYDLSKGEFPITTLRPIAIKSAIKEVLWIYQDQSNSLEVLNSKYNVHYWNDWEVGDTGTIGERYGAVVKKHDIINKILKQLEANPWNRRNIISLWDYQAFEETDGLLPCAFQTMFDVRRVDGDIYLDATLTQRSNDMLVAHHINAMQYVALQMMIAKHFGWKVGKFFYFINNLHIYDNQFEQAQELLRREPSNCQPRLVLNVPDKTNFFDIKAEDFELVDYDPVKPQLKFDLAI, from the coding sequence ATGACAAAAGCTGATACGATTTTTAAAGAGAATATTGAACGAATCCTCAAAGACGGTGTCTTTTCTGAGCAGGCTCGTCCCAAGTACAAGGATGGGACTGTTGCCAACTCCAAGTACGTAACGGGTGCCTTTGCGGAGTATGATTTGTCTAAGGGGGAATTTCCCATCACAACCTTGCGTCCCATTGCAATCAAATCTGCCATCAAGGAAGTACTCTGGATTTACCAAGATCAGTCTAATAGCCTAGAAGTGCTGAATAGCAAGTACAATGTTCACTACTGGAATGACTGGGAAGTGGGAGATACGGGAACCATCGGTGAACGCTATGGGGCAGTCGTTAAGAAACACGACATCATCAACAAGATTCTCAAGCAGTTAGAAGCCAACCCTTGGAACCGCCGCAATATCATCTCGCTCTGGGATTACCAAGCTTTTGAGGAGACAGATGGTCTTCTTCCATGCGCCTTTCAGACCATGTTTGATGTCCGTCGGGTTGATGGGGACATCTATCTGGATGCGACCTTGACCCAGCGTTCTAATGATATGTTGGTGGCTCACCACATTAACGCCATGCAGTATGTGGCTCTTCAAATGATGATTGCTAAACACTTTGGCTGGAAGGTTGGGAAGTTTTTCTATTTTATCAACAACCTTCATATCTACGATAATCAATTTGAACAAGCTCAGGAATTGCTCCGCCGTGAGCCGTCAAACTGCCAACCTCGTTTGGTCTTGAATGTACCAGATAAGACTAATTTCTTTGACATCAAAGCCGAGGACTTTGAGTTGGTTGACTATGATCCGGTTAAGCCACAGCTGAAGTTTGATTTGGCTATTTAA
- a CDS encoding helix-turn-helix domain-containing protein: MKNFGEIFKKFRESRGLRLKDLTKAGISTSQLSRFEKGETDLTISKFIHILNEINMPIDEFMYAVHDFHRDELNELLAQVRKCVTTRDIEGMKRLLISQMENEGKREKFHHINTILVKIRLQDLSGEKYYNETDLDDLTDYLFGVEYWGYYELLIFMNTLDVLKHDVFMVLAREMSRRSDFYKEIPINRRLISTMLLNAYITCIEKKKFMDALYFEKQLKQCFFIETEIYERLIFLYAQNLYRYQKNGNKIAIIEMKKCIGAIKLAGSNHLAKIYEGHLKKVLGEDSRQADMGKKF; the protein is encoded by the coding sequence ATGAAAAATTTTGGAGAAATTTTTAAAAAGTTTAGAGAATCAAGAGGATTGCGGTTAAAGGATCTCACGAAGGCTGGTATATCAACATCTCAGCTTTCACGTTTCGAAAAAGGAGAAACGGATTTAACCATTTCAAAGTTTATACATATTCTAAATGAAATTAACATGCCAATTGATGAATTTATGTATGCCGTTCATGATTTTCATCGTGATGAACTAAATGAACTATTAGCTCAGGTTAGGAAATGTGTAACGACTCGCGACATTGAAGGGATGAAGAGATTGTTGATATCTCAAATGGAAAATGAAGGAAAACGAGAGAAATTTCATCATATAAATACCATTTTAGTTAAAATTCGCCTTCAGGATTTATCGGGAGAAAAATACTATAATGAAACAGATTTGGATGATTTAACCGATTATCTATTTGGTGTTGAATATTGGGGATATTATGAATTGTTGATTTTCATGAATACTTTGGATGTTCTAAAACATGATGTTTTTATGGTTTTAGCAAGAGAAATGTCTAGACGATCAGATTTTTATAAAGAAATTCCTATTAATCGACGCCTGATTTCAACCATGTTGCTTAATGCTTATATTACCTGTATTGAAAAGAAAAAGTTTATGGATGCTTTGTATTTTGAAAAACAATTGAAACAATGCTTTTTTATCGAGACAGAAATTTATGAAAGACTCATTTTTCTCTATGCTCAAAACCTTTATCGCTATCAAAAAAACGGAAATAAGATTGCAATTATTGAAATGAAAAAATGTATTGGAGCAATAAAATTAGCAGGCAGTAACCACTTAGCAAAGATTTATGAAGGACATTTAAAAAAAGTTTTAGGGGAGGACAGTCGTCAAGCAGATATGGGAAAGAAATTTTGA
- a CDS encoding radical SAM protein has translation MLKAFITESDTLYFNSETFTLSTSIDDLNNNIKKENDYNILKKVVINISNNCNLSCTYCYADGGNYGMMNQLMNIDTADKIIDQLVSRRIQCIKRLILFGGEPFLNIDLFVYIIEKLSKNIEIQKIETVTNGTILNKKVEMMINNYHPFLTVSLDGPQLIHDKLRGKGSHRRTLNFIQYLKEIDYENFEVASTYTRMHQILGFQKGDIYRYFTDMGVRFNINNVFSKNKILIVKEMEMTEENRKTFIDQSFEDIINNNVKNYISPIVYDVLLSMIFKSKIESFCDDIDPETTITFDVDGSTKSCFRFWGTHSSDKVTQFNNKDNFSKCKDCWCRGMCMECVANMIDGYSSIISEEGKFIECKKQDLMEYCIYKIIELSKDKERLTKLVNNFERFIRYA, from the coding sequence ATGTTAAAAGCATTTATTACAGAATCCGATACTCTTTATTTTAATTCTGAAACCTTTACTTTATCAACTTCAATAGATGATTTGAATAATAATATCAAAAAAGAAAACGATTATAATATTTTAAAAAAAGTAGTAATCAATATTTCAAATAACTGTAATCTTTCATGTACATACTGCTATGCTGATGGTGGTAATTACGGAATGATGAATCAACTGATGAATATTGATACAGCAGATAAAATTATTGATCAGCTAGTCTCTCGCAGAATTCAATGTATAAAGAGATTAATCCTTTTTGGAGGCGAGCCGTTTTTAAATATTGATTTGTTTGTTTATATTATTGAAAAGCTATCTAAAAATATTGAGATTCAAAAAATTGAAACTGTGACAAATGGTACCATCCTAAATAAGAAAGTTGAAATGATGATTAACAATTATCATCCTTTTTTAACAGTTAGCCTTGATGGCCCACAATTGATTCACGATAAGTTAAGAGGCAAGGGAAGTCATAGACGAACATTGAATTTTATTCAGTATTTAAAAGAAATAGATTACGAAAATTTTGAAGTCGCTTCTACTTACACGCGGATGCATCAAATACTTGGATTTCAAAAAGGGGATATCTATAGATATTTTACTGATATGGGTGTTAGATTTAATATCAATAATGTATTTAGCAAAAATAAAATTCTAATAGTTAAAGAAATGGAAATGACTGAAGAAAATAGAAAAACATTTATCGATCAGTCATTCGAAGATATTATCAATAATAATGTTAAAAACTACATTAGCCCGATTGTTTATGATGTGCTACTTTCAATGATTTTTAAAAGTAAGATAGAATCGTTTTGTGATGATATTGATCCAGAAACAACAATAACATTTGATGTTGATGGATCAACTAAATCTTGCTTTAGATTTTGGGGGACCCATAGCAGTGATAAAGTTACACAATTCAATAATAAGGATAACTTTTCTAAGTGTAAAGATTGTTGGTGTAGAGGAATGTGCATGGAATGTGTCGCAAATATGATTGATGGCTATTCATCAATTATTTCTGAAGAAGGAAAATTTATTGAGTGTAAAAAACAAGATTTAATGGAATACTGTATTTATAAAATTATTGAATTGAGTAAGGATAAAGAGCGTTTAACAAAATTAGTTAACAATTTTGAAAGGTTCATTAGATATGCTTAA
- a CDS encoding ABC transporter ATP-binding protein, with amino-acid sequence MLKKFITKKHLVLYFIFIAITWLEAIITPTLVSMIIASFEKKILDDLWIALTVGIIGNLFILIGLAGKRYYYAKLVADFTWIMKYKLFEHFLYNKNSKKEDILSNLENDVKQLETSYLEPAVIIISSVGFTIVSIVYALTTNFWLGWIFIFFYSMPALCSGIGSKKLALISEEKATSNQEYLSQTTNIIGGESVIKNYGAMDFFYSLFRRALSKRIDQDIRYEQQRTINNILINSIDAFCSVVPIIIGGIMTYYNYLSGASFVAIYLVSHNIGYQFNELSYFINTYKSSKQLRNRYDFLLQDAIIQTDDLSSTSLFPILVDCVSLSFEDNILFENLSFEIKKGEKIALIGASGCGKSTLLNLIYGQLSPDLGKVTYAGQILNQEQVAKSASYILQDSYIFDGLSLEENITLGESMDNIKMDLILNRVNLEFLKGHLLYGNHLSGGEKQRIEIARSLYHNSDLILADEVKANLDKVNSKQISNILLTLPQTLVEVIHHYDEETLAQYDKVINLSQ; translated from the coding sequence ATGCTTAAAAAGTTCATCACAAAAAAACATTTGGTGCTCTATTTTATTTTCATTGCTATTACGTGGTTAGAGGCTATCATCACACCAACCTTGGTATCGATGATTATAGCCAGTTTTGAGAAGAAGATTCTGGATGATTTATGGATAGCCCTTACTGTAGGTATAATTGGTAATTTATTTATTCTTATTGGATTGGCTGGGAAAAGGTATTATTATGCCAAGTTAGTAGCAGATTTCACTTGGATCATGAAATATAAATTGTTTGAGCATTTTCTATATAATAAAAATAGTAAAAAAGAGGATATCCTATCCAATCTTGAAAACGATGTCAAACAATTAGAAACGTCTTATCTCGAACCAGCAGTCATTATTATTTCCTCAGTTGGTTTTACAATAGTTTCCATTGTATATGCATTGACAACAAATTTTTGGTTGGGCTGGATATTTATCTTTTTTTACTCTATGCCTGCACTCTGTAGTGGTATAGGTAGTAAAAAATTAGCCCTTATTTCTGAGGAAAAAGCGACGTCGAATCAGGAGTACTTGTCTCAGACAACGAATATCATTGGTGGAGAGAGTGTGATTAAAAATTACGGTGCTATGGATTTCTTCTATTCTCTTTTCAGAAGAGCCTTGTCGAAGAGAATTGATCAGGACATTCGTTATGAACAACAACGTACGATTAATAATATTCTCATTAATAGTATTGACGCATTTTGTTCGGTAGTTCCCATCATTATCGGTGGTATAATGACTTATTATAATTATTTGTCAGGAGCTAGTTTTGTTGCAATTTATCTAGTATCTCATAACATAGGCTATCAATTCAATGAATTGTCATATTTTATCAATACCTATAAATCAAGCAAGCAGCTTAGGAATCGTTATGATTTTCTACTTCAAGATGCGATTATACAAACAGATGACCTGTCTTCAACATCACTTTTTCCTATCTTAGTTGATTGCGTCAGTTTAAGTTTTGAAGATAATATACTTTTTGAAAATCTATCATTTGAAATTAAAAAAGGAGAAAAAATTGCTCTAATAGGTGCAAGTGGTTGTGGTAAGTCAACCTTACTTAACCTCATCTATGGGCAACTATCTCCAGATTTGGGGAAGGTGACTTATGCTGGTCAGATCTTAAATCAAGAGCAAGTTGCCAAATCAGCTTCTTATATTTTACAAGATTCCTATATTTTTGATGGTTTATCACTTGAGGAGAATATTACCCTTGGAGAGTCGATGGATAATATAAAGATGGACCTGATTCTTAATCGAGTAAATCTAGAATTTTTAAAGGGACATCTTCTTTATGGAAATCATCTTTCTGGTGGGGAAAAGCAACGTATAGAAATCGCTCGCAGTTTGTATCATAATAGTGATCTGATTTTGGCAGACGAGGTTAAAGCCAATCTTGATAAAGTGAATTCAAAACAAATTTCAAATATCTTATTAACCCTTCCACAAACCTTGGTTGAGGTAATCCACCATTATGATGAGGAGACACTTGCACAATACGACAAAGTAATTAATTTGTCTCAGTGA
- a CDS encoding DUF3042 family protein encodes MAKGFAKGLVTGVAGTVAAVAGAVYAIKKKVIEPEEQKAAFIEENRKKAARRRVSH; translated from the coding sequence ATGGCTAAAGGATTCGCTAAAGGTCTTGTAACAGGTGTCGCAGGAACTGTCGCTGCCGTTGCAGGTGCAGTATACGCAATTAAAAAGAAAGTGATTGAGCCAGAAGAGCAAAAAGCAGCTTTCATCGAAGAAAACCGTAAAAAAGCAGCTCGCCGTCGCGTATCACATTAA
- the miaA gene encoding tRNA (adenosine(37)-N6)-dimethylallyltransferase MiaA codes for MKTKIIVIVGPTAVGKTALAIEVAKRFGGEVVSGDSQQVYRRLDIGTAKASPEEQAAVPHHLIDVREVTESYSAFDFVSEAKKAIENIQSRGKLAIIAGGTGLYIQSLLEGYHLGGETPHEEIVAYRASLEPYSDEELAHLVEQAGLEIPQFNRRRAMRALEIAHFGQDLENQESPYEPLIICLDDERSQLYERINRRVDLMFEAGLLDEAKWLFDHYPDVQAAKGIGYKELFPYFRGEQTLEEASESLKQATRRFAKRQLTWFRNRMQVTFYQIGESGVKDRILSQIEEFLHD; via the coding sequence ATGAAAACAAAAATAATTGTGATTGTTGGACCGACTGCTGTTGGGAAAACAGCCCTTGCTATTGAAGTAGCTAAGCGCTTTGGTGGAGAGGTGGTCAGCGGTGACAGTCAGCAAGTATACAGAAGGCTAGATATTGGGACGGCCAAGGCTAGCCCAGAGGAGCAAGCAGCTGTTCCTCATCATTTGATTGATGTCAGAGAGGTGACCGAGTCTTACTCGGCTTTTGATTTTGTTTCAGAAGCTAAGAAGGCTATTGAGAATATTCAAAGCCGTGGCAAGCTAGCCATTATCGCTGGTGGGACTGGGCTTTATATCCAGAGCTTGTTAGAAGGCTACCATCTAGGTGGGGAAACACCTCATGAGGAGATTGTAGCTTATCGGGCTAGTTTGGAGCCTTATTCAGATGAGGAATTAGCCCATCTTGTGGAGCAAGCAGGTCTTGAAATTCCCCAGTTTAACCGTCGTCGTGCTATGCGTGCCTTGGAGATTGCCCATTTTGGTCAGGATTTGGAAAATCAGGAAAGTCCTTATGAACCTTTGATTATCTGCTTGGATGATGAACGCAGTCAGCTTTATGAACGTATCAATCGCCGAGTAGATCTGATGTTTGAGGCTGGGCTTTTGGATGAGGCCAAGTGGCTCTTTGACCATTATCCAGATGTGCAGGCAGCTAAAGGCATTGGTTACAAGGAACTCTTTCCTTATTTCCGTGGGGAGCAGACTTTAGAGGAAGCAAGTGAGAGTCTCAAGCAGGCGACTCGTCGTTTTGCTAAGCGTCAGTTGACCTGGTTCCGTAATCGCATGCAGGTCACCTTTTATCAGATCGGAGAGTCTGGCGTGAAGGACCGCATTCTAAGTCAGATTGAGGAGTTTTTACATGATTGA
- the hflX gene encoding GTPase HflX, whose product MIETEKKEERVLLIGVELQGMDNFDLSMEELASLAKTAGAVVVDSYRQKREKYDSKTFVGSGKLEEIALMVDAEEITTVIVNNRLTPRQNVNLEEVLGVKVIDRMQLILDIFAMRARSHEGKLQVHLAQLKYLLPRLVGQGIMLSRQAGGIGSRGPGESQLELNRRSVRNQITDIELQLKVVEKNRATVREKRLESSTFKIGLIGYTNAGKSTIMNSLTSKTQYEADELFATLDATTKSIHLGGNLQVTLTDTVGFIQNLPTELVSSFKSTLEESKHVDLLVHVIDASNPYHEEHEKTVLSIMKDLDMEDIPRLTLYNKADLVEDFTPTQTPYALISAKSEDSREQLQALFLEKIKEIFEAFTLRVPFSKSYKIHDLESVAILEDRDYQDDGEVITGYISEKNKWRLEEFYD is encoded by the coding sequence ATGATTGAAACAGAGAAAAAAGAGGAACGAGTCCTGCTAATTGGTGTTGAGCTACAAGGCATGGATAATTTTGACCTCTCCATGGAAGAGCTGGCCAGTCTGGCTAAGACTGCTGGAGCAGTCGTTGTAGATAGCTACAGGCAAAAACGTGAAAAGTATGACTCCAAGACTTTTGTCGGATCTGGTAAGTTGGAAGAAATTGCGCTCATGGTGGATGCTGAGGAAATTACTACTGTCATTGTCAACAACCGTCTGACACCACGGCAAAATGTCAATCTAGAGGAAGTTCTGGGTGTCAAGGTCATTGACCGTATGCAGTTGATTTTGGATATCTTTGCTATGCGGGCTCGAAGCCATGAAGGGAAACTCCAAGTCCACCTAGCCCAGCTCAAATATCTCTTGCCTCGCTTGGTTGGTCAGGGGATAATGCTCAGCCGTCAGGCAGGGGGAATTGGTTCCCGTGGTCCAGGTGAGAGTCAGTTGGAACTGAACCGTCGTAGTGTTCGCAATCAAATCACAGATATCGAACTCCAGCTCAAGGTGGTAGAGAAAAATCGGGCGACAGTCAGAGAAAAACGCTTGGAGTCAAGCACCTTTAAGATTGGCTTGATTGGCTACACCAATGCTGGGAAATCAACTATCATGAACAGCTTAACCAGTAAGACCCAGTACGAAGCAGACGAGCTGTTTGCGACCCTGGATGCGACGACAAAGAGTATCCATCTTGGGGGCAATCTTCAGGTTACCTTGACTGATACGGTTGGTTTTATCCAGAATTTGCCAACTGAATTGGTGTCCAGTTTCAAGTCAACTTTGGAAGAAAGCAAGCATGTGGATCTTTTGGTTCATGTCATCGATGCCAGCAATCCTTATCACGAGGAGCATGAAAAAACGGTTCTGTCTATCATGAAAGACTTGGATATGGAGGATATTCCTCGCTTGACTCTTTACAATAAAGCGGATTTGGTGGAGGATTTTACGCCTACTCAAACGCCGTATGCCCTCATTTCTGCCAAGTCTGAGGATAGTCGTGAGCAGTTGCAGGCTTTATTTTTAGAAAAAATCAAGGAGATTTTTGAAGCCTTTACTCTACGGGTGCCTTTTTCTAAGTCCTACAAGATTCATGATTTGGAAAGTGTAGCGATTCTTGAAGATCGTGACTACCAAGATGATGGAGAAGTGATTACAGGCTACATTTCCGAGAAAAACAAATGGAGGTTAGAGGAATTTTATGACTGA
- a CDS encoding cystathionine beta-lyase yields MTDIKTLALKYGGYTSLDKVYLDQLLAGKTEQEQLALITPPPSVVNAYFAELYQKKSPEAATDYFLEVSHELNLYNADPSFTFENKPFIRLNLSGKSFGFCYESEGLGRIFSETEEAITADLLFEIAQIFPHQLVFEESGKIYLKSVGDEEVVSVKSLTALTDLESLADGRKRLKGYSQDDLLQESKAFTGKRYFRSENRTAMLYID; encoded by the coding sequence ATGACTGATATTAAAACCTTGGCTCTAAAGTATGGGGGTTATACAAGTTTGGATAAGGTCTATCTGGATCAACTTCTAGCTGGCAAAACAGAGCAAGAGCAGTTGGCTCTCATCACACCTCCTCCGAGTGTAGTCAATGCCTACTTTGCTGAACTCTACCAGAAAAAGAGTCCTGAAGCTGCGACGGATTATTTTTTAGAAGTCAGTCATGAACTGAATCTCTACAATGCTGATCCAAGTTTCACCTTTGAAAATAAGCCTTTTATTCGTCTTAATTTATCTGGCAAATCTTTTGGATTTTGCTATGAGAGTGAAGGACTGGGAAGGATATTCTCAGAAACTGAGGAAGCAATCACAGCTGACTTGCTCTTTGAAATTGCTCAGATTTTCCCTCATCAGTTGGTCTTTGAAGAGTCTGGAAAGATTTACTTGAAGTCTGTCGGGGACGAGGAAGTTGTTAGCGTAAAAAGTCTCACAGCTTTGACTGATTTGGAAAGTTTAGCTGATGGTCGCAAACGTCTCAAAGGTTATAGTCAAGACGATTTGCTTCAAGAGTCTAAAGCTTTTACTGGCAAACGCTATTTCCGATCGGAAAATCGCACAGCCATGTTATATATTGATTAA
- the rnz gene encoding ribonuclease Z — protein sequence MDIQFLGTGAGQPSKARNVSSLALKLLDEINEVWLFDCGEGTQNRILETTIRPRKVSKIFITHLHGDHIFGLPGFLSSRAFQANEEQTDLDIYGPQGIKSFVLTSLRVSGSRLPYRIHFHEFDQDSLGKILETDKFTVYAEELDHTIFCVGYRVMQKDLEGTLDAEKLKAAGVPFGPLFGKIKNGQDVVLEDGTKIKAADYISAPRPGKIITILGDTRKTNASVRLAVNADVLVHESTYGKGDEKIARNHGHSTNMQAAQVAAEAGAKRLLLNHISARFLSKDISQLKKDAATVFENVHVVKDLEEVEI from the coding sequence ATGGATATTCAATTTTTAGGAACAGGGGCTGGTCAGCCCTCTAAAGCCCGCAACGTTTCAAGTCTCGCCCTGAAACTCTTGGACGAGATTAACGAAGTCTGGCTTTTTGACTGTGGAGAAGGAACGCAAAATCGTATTCTGGAAACCACGATTCGACCACGTAAGGTCAGCAAAATCTTTATCACCCACCTGCATGGAGACCATATCTTTGGCTTGCCAGGATTCCTTTCTAGCCGTGCTTTTCAAGCTAATGAAGAGCAGACAGATTTGGACATTTATGGACCACAAGGGATCAAGTCCTTTGTTTTAACCAGCCTTCGTGTGTCAGGTTCTCGTCTGCCTTACCGCATTCATTTTCATGAGTTTGACCAAGATTCTCTAGGGAAAATCCTTGAGACCGATAAATTCACAGTGTATGCAGAGGAGCTGGACCACACTATTTTCTGCGTTGGTTATCGTGTCATGCAAAAGGATCTAGAAGGGACCTTGGATGCTGAAAAACTCAAGGCAGCTGGTGTTCCATTTGGCCCGCTTTTTGGAAAAATCAAAAACGGTCAGGACGTTGTCCTAGAAGACGGCACTAAAATCAAGGCTGCTGATTATATCTCAGCGCCACGTCCAGGTAAGATTATCACCATTCTGGGTGATACCCGAAAAACCAATGCCAGTGTGCGTCTAGCTGTCAATGCCGATGTCTTGGTTCACGAGTCGACTTATGGTAAGGGAGATGAAAAAATTGCTCGTAATCACGGTCACTCAACCAATATGCAGGCAGCACAAGTAGCAGCAGAAGCAGGTGCCAAACGCCTCCTACTAAATCATATCAGTGCTCGTTTCCTCTCAAAAGATATCAGTCAGCTCAAGAAAGATGCGGCCACTGTTTTTGAAAATGTCCATGTGGTTAAAGACTTGGAAGAAGTGGAAATTTAA